One segment of Nostoc piscinale CENA21 DNA contains the following:
- a CDS encoding glycosyltransferase family 4 protein: MKILVLSWEFPPRIVGGIARHVAELYPEIAKLGHEIHLITVEFGQAPMYEVVEGINVHRVPVGHSNDFFHWIVNLNQSMGHHGGKLILEEGPFDIIHAHDWLVGDAAIALKHTFKIPLIATIHATEYGRYNGIHNDIQRYIHGKENLLAFDAWRVIVCTDYMRREVERALSSPWDKIDVIYNGIRPEKKQHHQDFHAQDFRRQFAADGEKIVYYVGRMTHEKGVPVLLNAAPKVLAEMGGYVKFVIIGGGNTDHLKRQAADLGIWDKCYFTGFLSDEYLDKFQTIADCAVFPSFYEPFGIVALESFASRVPVVVSDTGGFPEVVQHTKTGIVTGVNDPDSLAWGILEVLKNPEYRQWLVDNAYEDLERRFSWSKLAQQTESVYQRVAQERSQVIW; the protein is encoded by the coding sequence ATGAAAATACTTGTATTAAGTTGGGAATTTCCACCAAGAATAGTCGGCGGTATTGCGAGACACGTAGCTGAGTTGTATCCAGAAATAGCTAAGTTAGGGCATGAAATTCACTTAATTACAGTGGAATTTGGTCAAGCACCGATGTATGAGGTTGTGGAAGGCATAAATGTGCATCGGGTACCGGTGGGACATAGTAATGACTTTTTTCACTGGATTGTCAATCTTAACCAAAGCATGGGTCATCACGGTGGTAAGTTAATTTTGGAGGAAGGGCCGTTTGATATTATCCATGCCCATGATTGGTTAGTGGGTGATGCAGCGATCGCCCTCAAGCATACTTTTAAAATCCCTTTAATTGCAACAATTCACGCCACAGAATACGGACGCTATAACGGCATTCATAACGATATTCAACGCTATATTCACGGCAAAGAAAACTTACTCGCTTTCGATGCTTGGCGAGTTATTGTTTGTACGGACTATATGCGCCGCGAAGTAGAACGCGCCCTCAGCAGCCCTTGGGACAAAATCGATGTGATTTATAACGGTATCCGTCCAGAGAAAAAACAGCATCACCAAGATTTTCACGCGCAAGATTTTCGCCGCCAATTTGCCGCCGATGGTGAAAAAATTGTTTACTATGTCGGGCGGATGACTCATGAAAAAGGTGTACCAGTATTATTAAATGCTGCACCCAAAGTTCTTGCAGAGATGGGTGGTTACGTTAAATTTGTGATTATTGGTGGCGGTAATACCGATCATCTTAAACGCCAAGCCGCAGATTTAGGCATTTGGGATAAATGCTATTTTACTGGTTTCTTATCTGATGAATACTTAGATAAGTTCCAAACCATCGCCGACTGTGCTGTATTTCCTAGTTTTTATGAACCCTTTGGTATCGTGGCTTTAGAAAGCTTTGCATCGCGTGTACCCGTGGTAGTTTCCGACACTGGTGGTTTCCCGGAAGTTGTTCAGCATACCAAAACAGGTATCGTCACTGGGGTAAATGATCCTGATTCTTTGGCGTGGGGAATTTTGGAGGTTTTGAAAAACCCCGAATATCGGCAATGGCTGGTTGATAATGCTTACGAAGATTTAGAACGCCGCTTTAGCTGGTCAAAATTAGCCCAGCAAACAGAGTCAGTTTATCAGCGAGTGGCGCAGGAGCGATCGCAAGTTATCTGGTAA
- a CDS encoding cyanophycinase, with amino-acid sequence MTKAFPDIAKFWKNLGTVLLRMGASLITRLTAYLKRHFIDNTVDVVPPLSHLPRLAGPVLNLGGGGPDVEKAIQWMIDQVRGDTSSSANKVDVVVLRTYGSDDYNHLIYGMRGVNSVKTLIISNRNDANREDIVTKVRKAGVVFFAGGDQCQYIRSWKNTRLENAVREVYTRGGAIGGTSAGAMIHSEYIYDSCACEDSIETREILEDPYRNITFTYDFFQWGHLRGTIIDTHFDSRKRMGRIMAFIARQIQDGKANRVLGIAISEETSLVIDKYGLAKVMGRNAAYFVLGDHPPEICKPRTPLTYHDYKIWRVPSGDTFDLRNPPNRGYYFRSVKRGRFNSDPY; translated from the coding sequence ATGACGAAGGCATTCCCAGATATAGCAAAGTTCTGGAAGAATTTGGGAACTGTGTTGTTAAGGATGGGTGCCAGTTTAATAACCCGTCTTACAGCATACCTGAAACGCCACTTCATTGACAACACTGTTGATGTTGTTCCGCCCCTTTCCCACCTTCCTCGTCTAGCTGGCCCCGTACTTAACTTAGGCGGTGGTGGCCCTGATGTTGAGAAGGCTATTCAATGGATGATTGACCAAGTTCGTGGAGATACTAGTAGCAGCGCCAATAAAGTTGATGTGGTGGTTCTCCGCACTTATGGCAGTGATGATTACAATCACCTCATTTATGGAATGAGAGGTGTAAACTCAGTCAAAACACTCATCATTAGTAACCGTAATGATGCCAACCGGGAAGATATCGTCACCAAAGTCAGAAAAGCTGGCGTAGTTTTCTTTGCTGGTGGCGACCAATGTCAATATATCCGCAGTTGGAAAAACACCAGACTAGAAAACGCTGTGCGAGAAGTCTACACTAGAGGCGGTGCAATTGGCGGGACGAGTGCAGGTGCAATGATTCACAGTGAGTATATCTACGATTCTTGTGCTTGCGAAGACAGCATAGAAACAAGAGAAATACTCGAAGACCCTTATCGAAATATCACCTTTACATACGATTTTTTTCAATGGGGTCATTTGCGCGGAACTATCATCGATACCCACTTTGATAGCCGTAAACGTATGGGTCGCATTATGGCTTTTATTGCCCGACAAATTCAAGATGGTAAAGCTAACCGCGTTTTAGGAATAGCTATTAGTGAGGAGACATCCCTTGTCATAGATAAATATGGTCTAGCCAAGGTGATGGGGAGAAACGCCGCCTACTTTGTCTTGGGTGACCACCCGCCGGAGATATGTAAACCCCGAACACCTCTGACTTACCATGACTATAAAATTTGGCGGGTTCCCAGTGGCGATACATTCGACCTGAGAAACCCGCCAAACCGGGGTTATTACTTTAGAAGTGTGAAGCGGGGGAGGTTTAATTCAGATCCCTATTAA
- the lepA gene encoding translation elongation factor 4 produces MTDVPAVRIRNFCIIAHIDHGKSTLADRLLQATGTVDERQMKEQFLDNMDLERERGITIKLQAARMNYTAKDGQQYVLNLIDTPGHVDFSYEVSRSLAACEGALLVVDASQGVEAQTLANVYLALEHNLEIIPVLNKIDLPGAEPDRVISEIEEIIGLDCSGAILASAKEGIGIDEILETIVERIPPAPDRVNERLRALIFDSYYDPYRGVIVYFRVMDGRVKKGDRIYLMASGKEYEIDELGVLSPTQKQVDDLHAGEVGYLAAAIKAVADARVGDTITLSNAKAADPLPGYTEANPMVFCGMFPIDADQFEDLREALEKLRLNDAALHYEPETSSAMGFGFRCGFLGLLHMEIVQERLEREYDLDLIITAPSVVYKVTTVKGEELYIDNPSHLPAPNDREKIEEPYVQVEMITPEGFVGTLMELSQNRRGIFKDMKYLTQGRTTLTYEIPLAEVVTDFFDQMKSRSRGYASMEYHIIGYRENPLVKLDIMINGDPVDSLAMIVHRDKAYNVGRSMAEKLKELIPRHQFKVPIQAAIGSKVIASEHIPALRKDVLAKCYGGDISRKKKLLQKQAKGKKRMKAVGTVDVPQEAFMAVLRLDQN; encoded by the coding sequence ATGACTGACGTTCCCGCAGTTCGCATTCGCAATTTCTGTATTATTGCTCACATTGATCACGGGAAATCAACCCTGGCCGATCGCCTGTTGCAAGCTACCGGCACTGTTGATGAACGACAGATGAAGGAGCAGTTTCTCGACAATATGGATTTAGAACGGGAGCGCGGCATTACCATTAAGCTGCAAGCTGCCCGGATGAATTACACTGCTAAAGATGGTCAGCAGTATGTATTAAATTTAATTGACACTCCCGGACACGTAGATTTTTCTTATGAGGTGTCACGCAGTTTAGCGGCTTGTGAAGGGGCGCTGTTAGTTGTGGATGCGTCTCAAGGCGTAGAAGCTCAAACTCTGGCGAATGTCTACTTGGCGTTAGAGCATAACTTGGAAATTATTCCGGTTCTCAACAAAATTGACCTCCCTGGGGCAGAACCAGACCGGGTAATTAGCGAAATTGAAGAAATTATCGGTCTTGATTGCAGTGGGGCGATTCTCGCCTCAGCCAAAGAAGGCATTGGCATTGATGAGATTTTAGAGACGATTGTGGAACGCATTCCACCCGCACCCGATAGAGTTAATGAACGTTTACGGGCGTTAATTTTTGATAGCTATTACGACCCCTACCGGGGCGTAATTGTGTATTTCCGGGTGATGGATGGGCGCGTGAAAAAAGGCGATCGCATTTACCTAATGGCATCCGGCAAGGAATACGAAATCGACGAGTTGGGTGTTCTATCTCCCACTCAAAAGCAAGTTGATGACCTCCACGCCGGGGAAGTGGGTTATTTAGCAGCCGCCATTAAAGCCGTAGCTGATGCGCGGGTGGGCGATACCATTACCTTATCTAATGCCAAAGCCGCAGACCCCTTACCAGGGTACACCGAAGCTAACCCAATGGTCTTTTGTGGGATGTTCCCCATTGATGCTGACCAATTTGAAGACTTGCGGGAAGCTTTAGAAAAGCTCAGACTCAATGATGCGGCGCTGCATTACGAACCAGAAACTTCGAGCGCGATGGGTTTTGGCTTCCGTTGCGGGTTTTTGGGCTTGCTGCACATGGAAATCGTGCAGGAACGGTTAGAGCGTGAGTATGACTTGGATTTAATTATTACTGCGCCTTCAGTAGTTTATAAAGTAACTACTGTTAAGGGTGAAGAATTATATATTGATAATCCTAGCCATTTGCCTGCTCCCAACGATCGCGAGAAAATCGAAGAACCCTACGTACAGGTAGAGATGATTACACCGGAGGGTTTTGTCGGCACATTGATGGAGTTGTCACAAAATCGCCGTGGTATTTTCAAAGATATGAAATATCTCACCCAAGGGCGCACCACCTTAACTTATGAAATACCCTTGGCAGAAGTTGTCACCGACTTTTTTGACCAGATGAAATCGCGATCGCGCGGTTATGCCAGTATGGAATACCATATCATTGGCTACCGCGAGAATCCCCTGGTGAAGCTAGATATCATGATTAACGGCGACCCTGTGGATTCTTTAGCAATGATTGTCCACCGTGATAAAGCTTATAACGTCGGGCGGTCAATGGCTGAGAAACTCAAAGAATTAATTCCCCGCCATCAATTTAAAGTGCCAATTCAAGCCGCCATTGGTAGTAAAGTCATCGCCAGTGAACATATCCCCGCCTTACGCAAAGATGTCCTCGCCAAGTGTTACGGCGGTGACATCAGCCGCAAGAAGAAACTGTTGCAGAAGCAAGCCAAAGGTAAAAAGCGGATGAAGGCTGTAGGTACGGTAGATGTACCCCAAGAAGCGTTTATGGCAGTGTTACGCTTGGATCAAAATTAA